The proteins below are encoded in one region of Triticum aestivum cultivar Chinese Spring chromosome 1B, IWGSC CS RefSeq v2.1, whole genome shotgun sequence:
- the LOC123139809 gene encoding translation initiation factor IF-2 isoform X2, whose product MVERSISPLEHWESYHSLSTAMDSKVLLTVRSLNSPLSGVYMLAWHQKKEDVVGLKAPKREKRVRKETRSQPPVEAPYVAPKPKLTKPAPDKIVEIFDGMTLRDLSKRSGATINALQSILADLGERVESEFDSITIDLAELVGMELGVNIRRMHTGEGTVEPRPAVVTVMGHVDHGKTSLLDSLRQTSVAAKEAGGITQHIGAFVVEMQSGASLTFLDTPGHAAFSAMRARGAAVTDIVVLVVAADDGVMPQTLEAMSHAKVANVPIVVAINKCDKSGADPERVRIQLGSEGLLLEDMGGDVQVVEISALSKLGLDKLEEALLLQAEIMDLKARTDGPAQAFVVEARVDRGRGPLATTIVKSGTLVSGQYIVVGAEWGRIRSLRDTAGKVTESAKPAMPVEIEGLRGLPMAGDDVVVVDSEERARMLSQGRKKKQEKDRLRKIDENMTEEAEIGEETPERVEMPIIVKADVQGSVQAVTDALRSLNSPQVFVNVIHVGVGPVSEHDIDLAQACRACIVGFNVRDPPSAITLGATQANIKILLHKVIYHLLEEMGRLIVEKAPGTAETQISGEAEVLNIFELKGRSKSKGPDIKIAGCRITDGRFSRTGTMRLLRSGDVVFEGPCSSLKREKQDADTLDKGTDCGLVIEDCDEYQVGDTIQCLEQVIRKPKFISTQSGAVRIEC is encoded by the exons ATGGTGGAACGAAGCATTTCGCCACTGGAACATTGGGAAAGCTACCAC AGTTTGTCCACGGCAATGGACTCCAAGGTGCTGCTAACTGTACGGTCTTTAAACAGTCCACTATCAG GTGTGTATATGTTGGCATGGCACCAGAAAAAGGAGGATGTTGTTGGGCTAAAAGCACCGAAAAGGGAGAAGCGAGTGAGAAAGGAAACTAGGAGTCAACCTCCTGTAGAAGCGCCATATGTAGCACCAAAACCAAAGCTGACCAAACCAGCGCCAGATAAAATTGTTGAAATTTTTGATGGGATGACATTGCGTGACCTATCTAAACGATCTGGTGCAACCATCAATGCGCTTCAAAGCATACTTGCAGATCTTGGCGAAAGGGTTGAATCAGAATTCGACTCTATTACCATCGATCTAGCTGAGCTAGTGGGTATG GAACTTGGTGTTAATATCAGAAGAATGCACACAGGTGAAGGCACAGTTGAACCACGGCCTGCTGTTGTAACAGTTATGGGTCATGTTGATCATGGTAAAACATCGCTTCTGGATTCCCTGCGGCAAACATCTGTTGCTGCTAAAGAAGCTGGTGGGATCACTCAGCATATAGGTGCCTTTGTTGTTGAGATGCAATCTGGAGCCTCTCTTACATTTCTTGATACACCAGGGCATGCTGCATTTAGTGCTATGCGGGCTAGAGGTGCAGCTGTCACAGATATTGTAGTGCTTGTGGTTGCAGCAGATGATGGTGTGATGCCTCAAACACTTGAAGCTATGTCGCATGCAAAAGTAGCAAATGTTCCAATTGTAGTCGCCATAAACAAATGTGACAAATCTGGAGCTGACCCTGAGAGGGTCAGAATTCAGCTTGGTTCTGAAGGATTGCTTTTGGAGGATATGGGTGGTGATGTACAGGTTGTTGAAATTTCTGCATTATCGAAACTTGGTTTGGATAAATTGGAAGAGGCTTTGCTCCTTCAGGCCGAGATAATGGACCTGAAAGCCAGAACAGATGGGCCTGCTCAAGCTTTTGTGGTGGAGGCAAGGGTGGACAGGGGCAGGGGACCACTTGCAACAACTATAGTTAAGTCCGGCACATTAGTTAGTGGACAATACATTGTTGTGGGTGCAGAGTGGGGAAGAATTAGATCACTTAGAGACACGGCAGGGAAAGTAACAGAGTCCGCAAAACCCGCCATGCCTGTTGAGATTGAGGGGCTGAGGGGCCTCCCAATGGCTGGGGATGATGTAGTTGTTGTTGACTCCGAGGAAAGGGCAAGAATGCTTAGTCAAGGGCGGAAGAAGAAACAGGAGAAAGATAGGCTTCGGAAGATTGATGAAAACATGACAGAGGAGGCAGAAATTGGAGAAGAGACTCCTGAAAGAGTTGAGATGCCCATAATTGTCAAAGCTGATGTACAGGGCAGTGTTCAAGCAGTTACGGATGCCTTAAGAAGTCTTAATAGCCCACAG GTGTTTGTGAATGTTATTCATGTTGGCGTCGGCCCAGTAAGTGAACATGACATTGATCTGGCACAAGCATGCCGAGCATGCATAGTTGGTTTCAACGTTCGCGATCCACCGAGTGCGATTACTCTAGGAGCAACACAAGCCAACATAAAG ATTTTGCTGCACAAGGTGATTTACCATCTCCTTGAGGAAATGGGAAGGCTGATTGTGGAGAAGGCACCAGGGACTGCTGAAACCCAAATTTCAGGGGAGGCTGAGGTTCTGAACATATTCGAGCTGAAAGGGCGTAGCAAGTCAAAAGGGCCAGACATCAAGATTGCTGGCTGCCGGATAACCGATGGGCGCTTTAGCAGAACTGGAACCATGAGACTGTTGAGAAGCGGAGACGTCGTCTTTGAGGGTCCGTGTTCTTCGCTGAAGCGAGAGAAGCAGGATGCTGACACGCTCGACAAGGGTACCGACTGTGGATTGGTGATTGAGGATTGCGACGAATACCAGGTCGGGGATACCATCCAGTGCTTGGAGCAGGTGATCAGGAAGCCCAAGTTCATATCGACACAAAGCGGTGCAGTCCGTATAGAGTGCTGA
- the LOC123139809 gene encoding translation initiation factor IF-2 isoform X1 yields the protein MMAWRMLRRKDVHTGLVNLALRLDHGGTKHFATGTLGKLPQFVHGNGLQGAANCTVFKQSTIRNFHAGVYMLAWHQKKEDVVGLKAPKREKRVRKETRSQPPVEAPYVAPKPKLTKPAPDKIVEIFDGMTLRDLSKRSGATINALQSILADLGERVESEFDSITIDLAELVGMELGVNIRRMHTGEGTVEPRPAVVTVMGHVDHGKTSLLDSLRQTSVAAKEAGGITQHIGAFVVEMQSGASLTFLDTPGHAAFSAMRARGAAVTDIVVLVVAADDGVMPQTLEAMSHAKVANVPIVVAINKCDKSGADPERVRIQLGSEGLLLEDMGGDVQVVEISALSKLGLDKLEEALLLQAEIMDLKARTDGPAQAFVVEARVDRGRGPLATTIVKSGTLVSGQYIVVGAEWGRIRSLRDTAGKVTESAKPAMPVEIEGLRGLPMAGDDVVVVDSEERARMLSQGRKKKQEKDRLRKIDENMTEEAEIGEETPERVEMPIIVKADVQGSVQAVTDALRSLNSPQVFVNVIHVGVGPVSEHDIDLAQACRACIVGFNVRDPPSAITLGATQANIKILLHKVIYHLLEEMGRLIVEKAPGTAETQISGEAEVLNIFELKGRSKSKGPDIKIAGCRITDGRFSRTGTMRLLRSGDVVFEGPCSSLKREKQDADTLDKGTDCGLVIEDCDEYQVGDTIQCLEQVIRKPKFISTQSGAVRIEC from the exons ATGATGGCCTGGCGGATGCTGCGAAGAAAG GATGTCCACACAGGCCTTGTGAATCTGGCCCTTCGCTTGGATCATGGTGGAACGAAGCATTTCGCCACTGGAACATTGGGAAAGCTACCAC AGTTTGTCCACGGCAATGGACTCCAAGGTGCTGCTAACTGTACGGTCTTTAAACAGTCCACTATCAG GAATTTTCATGCAGGTGTGTATATGTTGGCATGGCACCAGAAAAAGGAGGATGTTGTTGGGCTAAAAGCACCGAAAAGGGAGAAGCGAGTGAGAAAGGAAACTAGGAGTCAACCTCCTGTAGAAGCGCCATATGTAGCACCAAAACCAAAGCTGACCAAACCAGCGCCAGATAAAATTGTTGAAATTTTTGATGGGATGACATTGCGTGACCTATCTAAACGATCTGGTGCAACCATCAATGCGCTTCAAAGCATACTTGCAGATCTTGGCGAAAGGGTTGAATCAGAATTCGACTCTATTACCATCGATCTAGCTGAGCTAGTGGGTATG GAACTTGGTGTTAATATCAGAAGAATGCACACAGGTGAAGGCACAGTTGAACCACGGCCTGCTGTTGTAACAGTTATGGGTCATGTTGATCATGGTAAAACATCGCTTCTGGATTCCCTGCGGCAAACATCTGTTGCTGCTAAAGAAGCTGGTGGGATCACTCAGCATATAGGTGCCTTTGTTGTTGAGATGCAATCTGGAGCCTCTCTTACATTTCTTGATACACCAGGGCATGCTGCATTTAGTGCTATGCGGGCTAGAGGTGCAGCTGTCACAGATATTGTAGTGCTTGTGGTTGCAGCAGATGATGGTGTGATGCCTCAAACACTTGAAGCTATGTCGCATGCAAAAGTAGCAAATGTTCCAATTGTAGTCGCCATAAACAAATGTGACAAATCTGGAGCTGACCCTGAGAGGGTCAGAATTCAGCTTGGTTCTGAAGGATTGCTTTTGGAGGATATGGGTGGTGATGTACAGGTTGTTGAAATTTCTGCATTATCGAAACTTGGTTTGGATAAATTGGAAGAGGCTTTGCTCCTTCAGGCCGAGATAATGGACCTGAAAGCCAGAACAGATGGGCCTGCTCAAGCTTTTGTGGTGGAGGCAAGGGTGGACAGGGGCAGGGGACCACTTGCAACAACTATAGTTAAGTCCGGCACATTAGTTAGTGGACAATACATTGTTGTGGGTGCAGAGTGGGGAAGAATTAGATCACTTAGAGACACGGCAGGGAAAGTAACAGAGTCCGCAAAACCCGCCATGCCTGTTGAGATTGAGGGGCTGAGGGGCCTCCCAATGGCTGGGGATGATGTAGTTGTTGTTGACTCCGAGGAAAGGGCAAGAATGCTTAGTCAAGGGCGGAAGAAGAAACAGGAGAAAGATAGGCTTCGGAAGATTGATGAAAACATGACAGAGGAGGCAGAAATTGGAGAAGAGACTCCTGAAAGAGTTGAGATGCCCATAATTGTCAAAGCTGATGTACAGGGCAGTGTTCAAGCAGTTACGGATGCCTTAAGAAGTCTTAATAGCCCACAG GTGTTTGTGAATGTTATTCATGTTGGCGTCGGCCCAGTAAGTGAACATGACATTGATCTGGCACAAGCATGCCGAGCATGCATAGTTGGTTTCAACGTTCGCGATCCACCGAGTGCGATTACTCTAGGAGCAACACAAGCCAACATAAAG ATTTTGCTGCACAAGGTGATTTACCATCTCCTTGAGGAAATGGGAAGGCTGATTGTGGAGAAGGCACCAGGGACTGCTGAAACCCAAATTTCAGGGGAGGCTGAGGTTCTGAACATATTCGAGCTGAAAGGGCGTAGCAAGTCAAAAGGGCCAGACATCAAGATTGCTGGCTGCCGGATAACCGATGGGCGCTTTAGCAGAACTGGAACCATGAGACTGTTGAGAAGCGGAGACGTCGTCTTTGAGGGTCCGTGTTCTTCGCTGAAGCGAGAGAAGCAGGATGCTGACACGCTCGACAAGGGTACCGACTGTGGATTGGTGATTGAGGATTGCGACGAATACCAGGTCGGGGATACCATCCAGTGCTTGGAGCAGGTGATCAGGAAGCCCAAGTTCATATCGACACAAAGCGGTGCAGTCCGTATAGAGTGCTGA